A segment of the Sulfurovum indicum genome:
TTTCCGAGGGCAGCTGCAAGGCAGCAACCGGCATAGGTTTACGTCGGTACAGCATGATACTATCTTTTAAAAGTCATCAAGATCGAGACTTCCCTTGGAGTAGTTGGTTACATTCCCCTCGAAGAAATTGGTCTTCTGATCATTGAACTGTGAGAAGTTATCCACCCATTTGATCGGGTGTTCAACATTGTAAAGTTTCTCAAGTCCGACTGCATGGAGCCTTTTGTCTGCCAGATACTGAATATACTGCTCTATGATCCCATCTGTCAGTCCAAGTATCTGCCCCTGGGTAATATAAGCCCCCCATTCGCTCTCCAGTTTGACAGCTGCTCTGAACATTTCATAAATATCATCGATGAGCTCTTTTGTAAAAAGCTCCGGTCTTTCACGTTTGGTCGTATTGATCATATTCTGAAAGATCAGCAGGTGTGTGACCTCATCTCTCTGGATAAAACGGATCATCTGTGCAGTTCCAAGCATCTTGTCTGAACGTGCCAGCGTATAGAGATAGGCAAAGCCACTGTAGAAATAGATCCCTTCCAGGATCTGGTTGGCAAACATTGCTTTGACGATATTGGTATCGGTCGGATTTTTCGAGAGGTCCTCATAGACTTTGGCGATCGTGTC
Coding sequences within it:
- a CDS encoding ribonucleotide-diphosphate reductase subunit beta, which gives rise to MIRKKIYNPDSREKTNERKIFGGDPTGIFELNDIKYQWAYNLWEMMLNNTWFPKEVDMTRDVNDYKHLTDAEKTAYDKVLAQLIFMDSLQTNNIIDNLNPFITSPEVNLILVRQAFEEALHSQSYAVMVDSISTNTDEIYDLWRRDMKLKSKNDTIAKVYEDLSKNPTDTNIVKAMFANQILEGIYFYSGFAYLYTLARSDKMLGTAQMIRFIQRDEVTHLLIFQNMINTTKRERPELFTKELIDDIYEMFRAAVKLESEWGAYITQGQILGLTDGIIEQYIQYLADKRLHAVGLEKLYNVEHPIKWVDNFSQFNDQKTNFFEGNVTNYSKGSLDLDDF